The sequence GGTACGAGGCCGCGCAGCAGATCATCGATCTCGGTCTGGACCGTCTCGCCGCCCGATCGTTCGAGACGCGGGACCCGCCGTTTCCGGAGCCGCTGAAGGAGATCCTCCTGAACTACAAGCGGGGTCACAAGGGCGAAGAGGGAGGACTGACCTATCAGGCGCTCGCTTACGGCTACGTCCGCACGGAGTGGCCGCATCTCTCGTTCCGAGCGAGTAAGGTCCGAACAGGATCATCTCGCCAGCATCGGTACGGCGATGTCGATGGGTACTATGGCCCCGATTTGATGGTCTCGGTAGAGGTGAAGGATCTCATCATCGACAGTTCGAATGTCCACAGCGAACTGGGTTCGATGATGGAACTGGCGCGGCGGACGAACGTGGTCGTCGTCGCTATGTGTAAGGAGGTTGGAGACGGCGCAACCGAGACGCTTCGGGAGGCCGGCGTCGAAGTGATCGACGACGATGATCTCGAACAGGAGCTGGATCGCTGGGACTACCACAAACAGAATCGGGCCGTTCAGGGGATGATTCATTTCATGGGGAATATCGAGGAAGATCCGGCGGCAGTGCAGCGGTTGCTTCGGTTTATTGAGGGTGTCGATGCGGAGAATCCGGCGTTGGCGCACCTCACCGAGACGAGAGACAGACCATCTTAGGCAGGAACGGCTGAAAGGTCAGGCCTCCCTCAGCTAACATCCAGCATCGCCACTCGATCCACGTCGTTTGTGCCACATCCCGACCTCAAGCGCAGTCTCCCACGTACTTGCCCTCGGCACATCGGGCAGATATTGGAAGACGGACTCATTTTCCATCCAATCCAAAGCCGACGACTGAGTAACACCCCTCCAGAACCGAGAACAGACCGACAATTTCCACAGTTAGCCGCCAGACGAATATACCGTCGGTGACAACCCGGACGCATGGACGTCCCTGACCTCCCGGATCGCGTCGTGTTGCTGTTGATCGGGATGCTGGTGTTGCTCTCGCCGGCGCTGTTGCTCGTCGTCACGTTCGTGTTCCTCGCGTATACGGGCGATGTGGTGTTGGGCCGGATGACGGTACTCGAACTAGCGGAGCTGTATCTCATCGACCTGCTCGTGCTCGCGGGATTCGGCTACGGCCTCTACCGGCTGGTGCGGCGACTCGTCGTCCACCGAATGCCCGAGCGGTCCGCCGCCCCCGAAGACGAATCGGTCACGGACGGGATCGATAGGGACTGAGAAGGCGGGGCGTCAGTCCAGAAACGCGAGTTCCTTCTCGGGATCGGTCGGCAGTCCGCTCAGAATCTCCTCGCGTTCGTCGTCGTCGAGCGGGATGTCGTCGAGGTTGCCGTCGCTCTGGTGGAGCGAGTAGACGAAGTTGATCATCGTCGCCTGAAAGTGCGGGCTCTCGTGATCGTCCTGCCGGATGTGCTTGATCAGTTTCGCCGTCGTCTCCGCGTCGATGATCTCGCTCATAATGGGCCATGGCCACTGCCCACAAGTAGGTGTTCCGACCGAGGCGAACAGGCGAGGAGCGCTCGACCGTTGTTGGACACCCGATCAGTCGCCGTCGACGGCGAACCGAGCCGCGTCCTCGTCGACCGCGGGCGTCGAGCGCACCGAGACGCCGACGGTGAGCGCAGTCCCGAGGAGCATGAACGCGAGCGCGACATCCCAGCCGCCGTACGTGCGGGCGAGGAGGTCGACGCTCGTCCCGGCGACTCGGACGGTCGTGGCGGGGACGAGGACGTGGAGCAGGTAGAGCACCTGCGGGACGGCGATGCCGGCGACCATGCCGTCGCGAGTGGTGGCGTCCCAGTAGAGCGCGATGATGACCGGCGGGGCGAGCAGCGCGAACCCGGAGAAGGCGGTGTCGCCGACCTCGATGAGCGTGCCGGGGCGCGTGAGGCTGGCGAGGAAGGCCAGGCTGGCGAAGACGGCGACGCCGATGCGGGCGACCCACGCCTCGCGGCGGTCGCTCGCGCCGGGACGGACGAAGGGCCGGTAGAGGTCACGCGTGAAGTAGGACGACCCCGAGAGGAGCATCGAGTCCGACGAGGACATCATCGCGGCCATCGCGCCGGCGACGACGAGGGCGGCGAACCAGGCCGGCGTGTACTCCGCCAACAGGACCGAGAGGACGTTCGCACCCTCGGGCACCTCGATGGGGAGGCCAGTTGCCCACGCACCGAGCATGAACGCGGGGACGAACAGCAGGAGGACGAGCACGGGCCAGAGCGCGAAGGAACGTTTCAGGACGCGCGCCGACCGGGCGACGAAAAACCGCTGGTTGATCTGGGGGAACATGGTGACGCCGAAGGCGATGGTGACCGCCGAGGAGATGATGAACTGCGGCG comes from Haloplanus sp. XH21 and encodes:
- a CDS encoding sodium:solute symporter family protein, with the protein product MTLQPLSVVVGYLLFALGVGLLAYRVGDHHAEDFYLASRTLGTLVLLFTTFATLLSAFTFFGGPNLAYQAGPEWILVMGVMDGVLFAILWYLIGYRQWLIGRRHDYVTLGEMLGDRFGSPGLRGLVAVVSLLWLFPYVMLQQMGAGEALRGLTGGAVPYWGGAALITVFMIVYVMVAGLRGVAWTDTLQGLFMLSVLWIAVVWIVSAIGGVGAATRSMIAANPDFAALGGGVYTPQFIISSAVTIAFGVTMFPQINQRFFVARSARVLKRSFALWPVLVLLLFVPAFMLGAWATGLPIEVPEGANVLSVLLAEYTPAWFAALVVAGAMAAMMSSSDSMLLSGSSYFTRDLYRPFVRPGASDRREAWVARIGVAVFASLAFLASLTRPGTLIEVGDTAFSGFALLAPPVIIALYWDATTRDGMVAGIAVPQVLYLLHVLVPATTVRVAGTSVDLLARTYGGWDVALAFMLLGTALTVGVSVRSTPAVDEDAARFAVDGD